GTGCTTCCACTCGCGGTCCATCAGCACCGAGAAGAGGTGGCGATGCAGGTCATCCATCGCATCGTCTTCCTCCTGGATCCGGGCGGCCTTCTCCGGATCCTGGGTGAGCAGCACCTCGCGCGCGGCATGCCCGAGCTCGACGGCCACCCGGCCCATCTCGGCGAAGTAGCCGTTGACCTCCTCGGGCAGCACGTGCTGCGGGTGGCGGCGGCGTGCGATCTTGGCCACATGCAGGGCCAGCGCGCCCATCCGGTCCACGTCGGCGACGATCTGGATGGAACCCACCACCGAACGCAGATCACCGGCTACCGGCGCCTGCAGCGCGAGCAGCACGAACGCGGACTCCTCGGCCTGGGTGCTCAGCGTGCTCATCTGGTCGTGATCGCTGATGACCTGCTCGGCAAGGGCCAGATCAGCCTGCAACAACGCCTGCGTGGCGCGCTCCATTGCGGTACCCGCCAGCTCGCACATCGCGCCGAGTTGGTCCGTCAGGGAATGCAGCTTCTCGTGGTACTGGGTACGCATGCTGCAAGATTAGGCGGTCGGCGGCGGTGTCGTCACGATGCAACGATGAACGAACGGTGAATGCCCTCCGCCCGGCTCAACCGGACTATTCGCAGGTGGTGTCGGCCGCGTTGGTGACGGTGAGGTCCTCGGGCAGATGGGTCGGGCTGGCGCCGGTGCCCTTCAGCACGTGTACCTGCACTTCGGACCCGCTCGGGGTGGGCGGATTTACCGTGTAGAAGTCCGAGCCCAGCACCACCTGCACGACATTGCCCATGCCCGACACCCGTTCGATGGTTGGGTTGGCGAAGGAACTGGCCACGGTCGCGGCGGCTTCCTCGTTGCCGGGGGAGAAGAACACCGTCGTCGCCGAAAGCGTGCTCGGATAGTCATCCGGGGTATTGACGTTGAAGCCGTGTTCCTGAAGCTCGGTGGCGGCGGTGGAAGCCAGGCCGCTCTGGCCCGTGGAGTTCGATACCTGCACCGTGACCTGCTGAGGTTCGGTGGTGATGGCGTTGACCATCTCGCCGCTGTCGGTCGATGCCGGTGCAGGCGCAGGCGCTGTCGACTGAGGTGTCGACGACGGGGCGGCGGCCTGCACGGACGAGGTCGCCGATTCCGGGGTGCCGGGCACGGGGGTGTTGTCCGGGTTCTTCTCACCCGGCAGCGGATCGTCGTTGATGATCGCGTCGAACAGGGCGCGCATGTCGTCGGTACGCGGAACCTCGTTGCCGTACTCGTCGGCATAACCGACGGTCGGCACCGTGACGAAGGTGATCCGGCCGGCGTTGACACCCTGGACCGACTGGCCGAGGTCGACGAGGTCCTTGGTCTTGATGTTGTCGACGAAGCTGTCGCTGATGAACATGTTGACCACGTTGTTCAGCTTGTTGAGCGAGAAGAACGTGTCGCGGGAGATCAGGGTGCGCAACAGCGAGGACAGGAACAGCTGCTGGCGTTTGATGCGGCCGTAGTCCCCGTTGTATTCGGTGGTGACCTGACGGGCCCGCACATAGTTGAGCGCGGTGTGGCCGTCGACCGTCTGCCGCCCGGCGTTGGCCAGGACGGTGCCCAACTCGTAGTCCTCAAGCGGGGTGGTGCTGCAGACCTCGATCCCGCCCAGTGCGTCGACCATCTTGGAGAACCCGGCGAAGTCGACGGCCATGAACCGGTTGATCGACAGGCCGGACAGCTTCTGGATCACCTTCACCAGACACTTCGGACCGCCGAAGGCGAAGGCCGAGTTCAGCTTGGTCTCGGTGTAGACCTCGTCCGGGCCGTAGGTCTCGGATTCCTCGTCGTACAACGGGCCGTAGGTCGCCGTCTCGGCGTTCCAGGGCTCGCACTGCATCGGGGTGATCGACAGGTCACGCGGAAACGACACGGCGACAACACGTTCCCGGTTGGCCGGGATGTTCACCAGCATGATGGTGTCCGAACGCGCACCGCCGGCATCCTCGGTGCCGCCGGCACCCATCCCGCCGTTCTCGCCGAACCGGCTGTCGGTGCCCACGATCAGGAAGTTTTCGTCACCGAACTGGGCGTTGGGGTCGAGGATGTCGCGCGAATTGAGATCGAGCGCGGCCACCTTGTTGAGGCTGTTGTTCTTCGAGCTCTGCCACTGCCAGGCTCCGCCGGTCAGCACCAGGGTGAGGACTGCGAGCATCGCCGCGGCGGCCCTGCCGGCCAGCATCACCCTGTGGTTGATCGGCGGGCGTACCGCCTCCAGCACGGTGGTCTCTTCGGGATCGTGCTCGTCCGGCGGGGTCGGGCGAACTCGCCACGCCGGGCGCTCCTGCGGTGCGTCGTACTCGTAGACCGCAGGCAGGGCGGGCAGCACGTCGGTATCGGTGTTGTCGGTCTCGATCTCGCCGGGCTCGCGTGACTCCTCGACCGAAGCATCGGTCGGTTCGTCGACCGAATCGTCATGGAAGGGTTCGTCGTCGAAGGGTTCGTGAAACGCCCCTTCGAATTCGTCGTCGAAGTGCTCCGGGTACTCCTCGGCCTCCGGGAAATCCTGAGGTTCCTCGGCTTCCTGATCGAGGTCTTCGGGATCGATCCGGACCGCTTCGATGACGTCGGTCGGGTCGGGTACGTGTGGCCGGGTGTACACCGGTTCGGCCGCCGGTTCCTCCAGGTAGGCCGGCTCGGGCTCCGCCTCGAAGACGTATGCGGGTTCGGGAAGCGGGTCGGGCTCTGGTTCCGGTTCCGGGCCGACCTCGACGTCAGCTTCCGCATCATCGAGGTCGTCGGGCTCCAGGCGGTGGCGGGTCGGCGTGAATCCGGTCCCGGCGACCTTGGCGATCAGATCGGCGACAGTTACGCCGTCGGCGTGGCTGCCGGTGGGCTCGTCGGAGGCCAAATCATCGGGTAGAGACGCATCCTGGCGTTCCCACGGCGCGGCGCCTGGCAAAGGCTGCCGGGATCGGGTAATCCATTGGTTGTCCGACGAATCCTCCGGGGAGCGGCGCCGACGGCCGGGAGTGGCGTTATCACCGTCACTCATGTCCTTACCGGCCTCCGACTCGTCGAACTCTCGCGTGCGCGTCGGTGCGCATCGCCCCCGCGGTGTGAATGGGTGCTGCTGAGGTTTTTCTCCTCATCTCTTCTAGCAGCACTGTGCCGGGCTGGCTACCTGAGCCGGCCGCGGCAGGGTTTTCATCGTACTGAGACACCCTGAGGCTGAGCTAGACCCAACCCGGTGACAGAGACATCTCGATGTCATCTCGGTCAGCGCCCGGTCAGCCTCCCGAATGCATCACATCGGCGCCGACCGGCACTGCGCAGTCGTCGGGATCATCGAGCCATCCTTCGGGCAGCGACACCGACGCTGCCGAGCCCTGCCTGCCGCGCGGACCGGTGGCCGCCGGCGGGAACGGGGCGTCGCCGTCCAGTTGGTCCAGGAGCTCGTCGAGCTCGGCACGAGTCTTGACCAGTGCCAGCGCGCGCCGCAGATCGGCGCCCGCGGGGAACCCGTGCATGTACCAGGCCACGTGCTTGCGGATGTCGCGCATGCCCTTGTCCTCGCCGAAATGCTCACTGAGCAGCTCGCCATGGCGACGCACGATGTCGGCCACCTCGCCCAGGGTCGGCGGGGTAGCGGCGGGGCGCCCGTTGAAGGCCGCCGAGAGTTCCGCGAACAACCATGGCCGGCCCAGGCAGCCCCGGCCGATCACCACGCCGTCGCAGCCGGTCGCGGCCATCATGGCCAGCGCGTCGTCGGCCTCGAAGATGTCACCGTTGCCCAGCACCGGAATGCTGGTGACATGGGCTTTCAGCGCGGCGATCTGATCCCAGTCGGCCGTGCCCGAATAGCGTTGGGCCGCAGTGCGAGCATGCAGCGCGACAGCCGCCGCGCCTTCCTCGGCGGCGATCCGCCCGGCATCCAGATGAGTGTGGTGAGCGTCGTCGATGCCGATCCGGAACTTCACCGTCACCGGAATGTCGGTGCCCGCAACACCACGCACCGCGGCGGCCACGATCTGTCCGAACAGGCGCCGCTTGTAGGGCAGGGCCGATCCGCCGCCGCGCTTGGTGACCTTGGGTACCGGGCAGCCGAAGTTCATGTCGATGTGGTCGGCCATGCCCTCGTCGGCGATCATCTTGGCCGCGAGGTACGTGGTTTCCGGGTCGACGGTGTAGAGCTGCAACGATCGCGGTGATTCCTCGGGTGCGAACGTCGTCATGTGCATGGTCACGGGATGGCGCTCCACCAGCGCCCGCGCGGTGACCATCTCGCACACATAGAGGCCGCTGACGGTTCCGGCGCGGGCGATCTCGAGTTCGCGGCACAGTGTGCGGAACGCCACATTGGTCACACCCGCCATCGGGGCGAGCACGACGGGACTGGGCAACGCGAACGGCCCGATCCGCAGTTGGGATCGGGCCGACGCTGCAGTTGCAGGAGGCGTGGCGGTCAGGGTCATGAAGACGAAGACGACACCAACAGGTTCTTCATGGCCTTCTTCTCGGCCACCTTGCGCTCGCGTTCCAGGCGGCGTTCCTTGGCCACCTCGAACTTGTCGCAGGCGTCCTCGAGCTCCTCGACGATGCGGCCGAGGTCGTCACGCAGCCGTGCGCCCTCACCGGTGAAGTCCTCGCGCTCGAAGATGCGCCACTTGCGCAGAACCGGCATGACCACGTCGTCCAGGTGGATACGCGGGTCGTACACGCCGCCGACGGCGATGACGACGGCCTTGCGGCGGAAGTCCGGAACCGTGTAACCGGGCATCTTGAAGTTGTCGAGCACTCGGTGCAGCGATGCCATGCCCTGGTTGGGGGCGATATCCAGGCCGGCCGCCGAGACGTCCCGGTAGAAGATCATGTGCAGGTTCTCGTCGGCCGAGATGCGCTGCAGCAGCTGGTCGGCGATCGGGTCGTCGCAGGCCTTACCGGTGTTGCGGTGGCTGACGCGGGTCGCGAGCTCCTGGAACGACACGTACATCACCGAGTCGAACAGGCTCTCGGCAAACAGATCGCCCTGCTGGTTCTGGCCGGGGGAGAAGCCGCGGGTGACCTGCTCGACGCGCAGTTCCTCCAGCTCGACCGGATCGACGGCGCGGGTCACCACGAGGTAGTCGCGCAGCGCGATGCCGTGGCGGTTCTCCTCGGCGGTCCAGCGGTTGACCCACTGGCCCCAGGCGCCGTCCATGCCCATGTTCATCGCGATCTCGCGGTGGTACGAGGGCAGGTTGTCCTCGGTGAGCAGGTTCTGCACCATCGCGGTCTTGGCGACCTCGGACAGCTTCGACTGCTCGGGATCCCAGTCCTGACCACCGAGCGCGTAATAGTTCTTGCCGTCCGACCACGGAATGAAGTCGTGCGGATTCCAGTCCTTACGCATCCGCATGTGGCGGTTGATGCTGGTCTCCACGACAGGCTCAAGTTCATGCAGGAGCTGCAGGTCGGTGTATTCCTGCGTCATGTGCTCCACCCTCCTCGCGTCTCAGGGACGCTCAGTTATCTGTACCTGTTGGTAGCAGTCAATATATCTGTGTAACCCGGTGACATCAAGTTGCCCCCGTTCGTGTTTCGCGTGTCCTGCGCCGTTTGTGGTACGGCGGTAGGATCCGCGGCAACATCTGTCGGATACCACGCTCGGAGGTTGGGCACACGTGAAGATGCTTGTCGTTGGTGCCGGAGCTGCGGCTGCCACTGGTGCGGCCGTATCCCTGTTGTTCGGTGCCGGCGTTGCGGCCGCCGCCCCTGATGTGGTGGGGCAGACCTACTCGGACGCCTCGAGCGCGATCGAGGATAGCGGTTCCAGTGCCAAGGTCGCCGTCACCGTGGGCAGCAAGCTGTCCCAGGGCGACTGCATCGTCACCAACGCGTGGGACGCCCCCTTCGTGCGCGACGGCAGCCACGCTTCCGGCGAGGTCATGGTCGCGTTGAACTGCGACGGTGCCCACGCCACCGCCAACCACCCCGGCGCTTCGGTCGCCAGCCCGGCCGGTCGCGAGGCCAAGGCTGCCGACGATCTGGAGGCTGCGAAGCAGGCCTATGCCGAGCAGCAGGCCCAGCTCGCCGAGCAGGAAGAGCTCGCCGAGGCCAGCACTCCCGACGAGTAGGGCCGTTCTTCCTGGTCATTCGCCCTTTCGGCGACTAAAATCCAGGTCAGCTCCCACAGAGTGTTTGCCGTGACACCTTGTCGCGGACCACGGGGTTGCTGACACGCACGGCCCGAAGCGCCGTCGCCCCACCTCGCCGGGAGAGATCGCCGGACTGGGAAGGTCGGGCCAGATGAAGATCGCGATCGGGTTCGGAAGCGCTATCGGTATGTCCGCGGCGGGTTTTGCGTTCGCGGTGCTGGGTTCGGGGGTCGCCCACGCGGCGCCGGACGTCGTAGGACAGAAATACAGCGACGCGGTGAGTGCGATCGAGGACGGCGGTGGCACGGCGCATGTCGCCGTGTCCGTCGGTAGCCGGTTGCCCCGCGATGAGTGCATCGTCACCAATGCCTGGACCGTCCGGCAGTTGGTGCCGCAGACCTCCGACACCTACTACGAATACAGAGAAGACGTCACGCAGGTGGCGCTCAACTGCGAGGGCGATCACGCCACGGAGACACACCCGGGCGCATCGATCGCCAGCCCGGAGGGGCGTGAGGCCAAGGCCGCCGAAGAGGAGGCCGCGGCCGCCGAGCAGGAGCCGATCGCCGAGGCCAGCACTCCGGACGAATAGCGTGCGGCCGCGGGAGGAGTCTCAGAAACTGCCGGCCCGCCCGACGAGCATGTCGACGCAGTAGTCGATGAACTGTTCCCGGCTGGCGGGCAGCCTGTCGTCGAGGTATGCGCTGAACAGGGCCGTCAGCGCGCCGATCAGGCTGGTGGCGACCATGGCCTGGCGGACCGGGTCGGCGATGCGGGTCAGTTTGCGCTGCAGCAGGCCGATGAAGTTGGGCATCCACTCCGCGCCCGAGCGGGTCAGCACGGGTTCGGATTCCGGGGCCAGCAGCAGCACCCGACCCCGGGTGGGGTCGTCGACCATGAGTGCGACAAATCGTTCCACCGCATCACGGGGAGTTGCCGCGGTCGTCAGGGCTGACATCGCTCGGGCGCAGACGTCGTCGTAGACCGCGCGGACGAACGTGTCGCGGTCGGAGAAGCTCTCGTAGAAATACCGTTCGGTGAGTTCGGCCGCACGGCAGACGGCGCGGACCGTCAGCGCCGGACCTTCGGCTTTGCCCAGCAGGGTCACCCCTGCTGCGATCAGTTCGTCACGACGACGGGCCGCGCGTTCCGGCAGGGGAACGCCTGACCATCGGCCGCGTCGTTGACCGGATGGCACATCTACTCCTAAGCTCTGATGACAACATGTGTAGTCACAATTGATACGGGACCGTCGTCCTGCCGGCAGAAAGCGCACCTGTGACACAAGATACTTCTGAGACATGCCCTGTGACCAGCGGTTCCGATGTCGTGGCGGCGGGTTGCCCGGCCGCCCCGGGCGGGTATGAGGCGCCGCCGATGCCGCTCGGCCCCGATTCGCTCACGTGGAAGTACTTCGGTGACTGGCGCGGCATGCTGCAGGGGCCATGGGCCGGTTCGATGCAGAACATGCATCCGCAACTGGGTGCGGCCGTCGAGGAACACTCGATCTTCTTCCAGGAGCGGTGGCCCCGCCTGCTGCGCTCGCTGTACCCGATCGGCGGGGTGGTATTCGACGGCGACCGCGCGCCCCAGACCGGCGCCGAGGTTCGCGACTATCACGTGAACATCAAGGGCGTCGACTCCCAGGGGCGCCGCTACCACGCGTTGAATCCCGAGGTCTTCTACTGGGCGCACTCGACGTTCTTCGTCGGCACGATCATCGTGGCCGACCGGCTCGCGGGCGGTATCTCCGAAGCCGAAAAGCGGCAGCTCTTCGAGGAGCACAAGCAGTGGTACTCGATGTACGGGATGAGCATGCGGCCCGTTCCGGAAACCTGGGAGGACTTCCAGGTCTATTGGGATCACATGTGCCGCAACGTATTGGAGAACAACAAGGCGGCTCGTGACGTCTTGGATCTGTCCGAGCTGCCCAAGCCGCCGTTCGCGTCGAAGATGCCCGACTGGATGTGGGCGCTGCAGCGCAAGTACGTGGTGTACCCGTTGTTCCTGTGGTTCACCGTCGGTCTGTACCACCCGGCGGTGCGCGAGCTGATGGGCTACACCTGGTCGGAGCGCGACGAGAAGATACATCGCTTGCTGGGCAAGGTGATTGGCAAGGTGTTCATGGTGGTGCCCCGTCGCCGCCGC
The window above is part of the Mycolicibacterium fortuitum subsp. fortuitum genome. Proteins encoded here:
- the phoU gene encoding phosphate signaling complex protein PhoU; amino-acid sequence: MRTQYHEKLHSLTDQLGAMCELAGTAMERATQALLQADLALAEQVISDHDQMSTLSTQAEESAFVLLALQAPVAGDLRSVVGSIQIVADVDRMGALALHVAKIARRRHPQHVLPEEVNGYFAEMGRVAVELGHAAREVLLTQDPEKAARIQEEDDAMDDLHRHLFSVLMDREWKHGVTAAVDVTLLSRFYERFADHAVEVARRVIFQVTGSYPEDESVPSNQ
- a CDS encoding oxygenase MpaB family protein translates to MTQDTSETCPVTSGSDVVAAGCPAAPGGYEAPPMPLGPDSLTWKYFGDWRGMLQGPWAGSMQNMHPQLGAAVEEHSIFFQERWPRLLRSLYPIGGVVFDGDRAPQTGAEVRDYHVNIKGVDSQGRRYHALNPEVFYWAHSTFFVGTIIVADRLAGGISEAEKRQLFEEHKQWYSMYGMSMRPVPETWEDFQVYWDHMCRNVLENNKAARDVLDLSELPKPPFASKMPDWMWALQRKYVVYPLFLWFTVGLYHPAVRELMGYTWSERDEKIHRLLGKVIGKVFMVVPRRRRMHPRARSAWDRVTGRIPADAPLVHTPARNLPPIGHRDNGMHYCPKV
- a CDS encoding TetR/AcrR family transcriptional regulator; its protein translation is MPSGQRRGRWSGVPLPERAARRRDELIAAGVTLLGKAEGPALTVRAVCRAAELTERYFYESFSDRDTFVRAVYDDVCARAMSALTTAATPRDAVERFVALMVDDPTRGRVLLLAPESEPVLTRSGAEWMPNFIGLLQRKLTRIADPVRQAMVATSLIGALTALFSAYLDDRLPASREQFIDYCVDMLVGRAGSF
- the dusB gene encoding tRNA dihydrouridine synthase DusB codes for the protein MRIGPFALPSPVVLAPMAGVTNVAFRTLCRELEIARAGTVSGLYVCEMVTARALVERHPVTMHMTTFAPEESPRSLQLYTVDPETTYLAAKMIADEGMADHIDMNFGCPVPKVTKRGGGSALPYKRRLFGQIVAAAVRGVAGTDIPVTVKFRIGIDDAHHTHLDAGRIAAEEGAAAVALHARTAAQRYSGTADWDQIAALKAHVTSIPVLGNGDIFEADDALAMMAATGCDGVVIGRGCLGRPWLFAELSAAFNGRPAATPPTLGEVADIVRRHGELLSEHFGEDKGMRDIRKHVAWYMHGFPAGADLRRALALVKTRAELDELLDQLDGDAPFPPAATGPRGRQGSAASVSLPEGWLDDPDDCAVPVGADVMHSGG
- a CDS encoding acyl-ACP desaturase, translating into MTQEYTDLQLLHELEPVVETSINRHMRMRKDWNPHDFIPWSDGKNYYALGGQDWDPEQSKLSEVAKTAMVQNLLTEDNLPSYHREIAMNMGMDGAWGQWVNRWTAEENRHGIALRDYLVVTRAVDPVELEELRVEQVTRGFSPGQNQQGDLFAESLFDSVMYVSFQELATRVSHRNTGKACDDPIADQLLQRISADENLHMIFYRDVSAAGLDIAPNQGMASLHRVLDNFKMPGYTVPDFRRKAVVIAVGGVYDPRIHLDDVVMPVLRKWRIFEREDFTGEGARLRDDLGRIVEELEDACDKFEVAKERRLERERKVAEKKAMKNLLVSSSSS
- a CDS encoding LCP family protein, with amino-acid sequence MSDGDNATPGRRRRSPEDSSDNQWITRSRQPLPGAAPWERQDASLPDDLASDEPTGSHADGVTVADLIAKVAGTGFTPTRHRLEPDDLDDAEADVEVGPEPEPEPDPLPEPAYVFEAEPEPAYLEEPAAEPVYTRPHVPDPTDVIEAVRIDPEDLDQEAEEPQDFPEAEEYPEHFDDEFEGAFHEPFDDEPFHDDSVDEPTDASVEESREPGEIETDNTDTDVLPALPAVYEYDAPQERPAWRVRPTPPDEHDPEETTVLEAVRPPINHRVMLAGRAAAAMLAVLTLVLTGGAWQWQSSKNNSLNKVAALDLNSRDILDPNAQFGDENFLIVGTDSRFGENGGMGAGGTEDAGGARSDTIMLVNIPANRERVVAVSFPRDLSITPMQCEPWNAETATYGPLYDEESETYGPDEVYTETKLNSAFAFGGPKCLVKVIQKLSGLSINRFMAVDFAGFSKMVDALGGIEVCSTTPLEDYELGTVLANAGRQTVDGHTALNYVRARQVTTEYNGDYGRIKRQQLFLSSLLRTLISRDTFFSLNKLNNVVNMFISDSFVDNIKTKDLVDLGQSVQGVNAGRITFVTVPTVGYADEYGNEVPRTDDMRALFDAIINDDPLPGEKNPDNTPVPGTPESATSSVQAAAPSSTPQSTAPAPAPASTDSGEMVNAITTEPQQVTVQVSNSTGQSGLASTAATELQEHGFNVNTPDDYPSTLSATTVFFSPGNEEAAATVASSFANPTIERVSGMGNVVQVVLGSDFYTVNPPTPSGSEVQVHVLKGTGASPTHLPEDLTVTNAADTTCE